A single genomic interval of Aureliella helgolandensis harbors:
- a CDS encoding glucuronyl esterase domain-containing protein: MQTRHHPARHGRGSRLVRRSLAGGNGYRATYALATVYHDQIDPDNYRNDFTDGVHPLFYGKGQSKPEPTEWGSIGTWAWNLSRVLVYLETDEQVDASRIAVIGHSRLGKAALWASAQVTRFAMVISNDSGCGGDALYRRCYGARIHHTIKPVGYRFCTNHQQYQHKEDALPVDQHMLMALVAPRPFYVASATNDR, encoded by the coding sequence ATGCAGACCCGGCATCATCCAGCGAGGCACGGAAGAGGCTCGCGGCTCGTCCGTAGGTCGCTGGCAGGTGGAAATGGCTATCGAGCAACGTATGCACTTGCTACCGTATATCACGATCAGATTGATCCCGACAATTATCGCAACGACTTCACCGATGGTGTTCACCCCTTGTTCTATGGCAAGGGCCAATCGAAGCCCGAACCGACCGAGTGGGGTTCCATCGGTACCTGGGCTTGGAACTTGTCACGCGTTCTCGTCTATTTGGAAACGGACGAACAGGTTGATGCGTCGCGCATTGCAGTCATCGGGCATTCAAGACTCGGTAAAGCAGCTTTGTGGGCAAGTGCACAGGTTACTCGATTCGCGATGGTGATCAGCAATGATTCCGGTTGCGGCGGAGATGCACTCTACCGGCGTTGCTACGGTGCGCGGATTCACCACACGATCAAGCCGGTTGGCTATCGGTTCTGTACCAATCATCAACAGTACCAACACAAAGAAGACGCCCTGCCGGTGGATCAGCACATGCTGATGGCGCTCGTCGCACCTCGACCATTCTACGTTGCCAGTGCCACGAATGATCGTTGA
- the cydB gene encoding cytochrome d ubiquinol oxidase subunit II, translating into MSYDTLTLIWFVLLGVLLCGYVILDGFDLGVGILHPFIAKDDRERRLVMNSIGPLWDGNEVWLVTFGGALFAAFPVAYATVFSSFYTAFFLLLTCLIGRAVSLEFRSKVHAKAWRKLWDAGFFLSSFTAAALLGIAAGNIMAGMELGPKYHYEGSLLSQIYWYPLLVGALTTSMFALHGAIYLYLKTEEELQARLRKAITPLFLVFASLYVVVTLATWWHVPHATENIAANPILWVVPALNALAVLNIPRAMSLGKPLYAFFSSSMVILALATLFSVAIFPNLMLSTLDPAYSITLYNARSSQNTLQIMLLIAGLGMPCVLSYTVIVYWIFRGKVKLDTHSY; encoded by the coding sequence ATGAGCTACGACACTCTGACCCTGATCTGGTTTGTTTTGCTAGGTGTGCTGCTGTGCGGTTACGTGATCCTCGATGGCTTCGATTTGGGAGTTGGAATTCTACATCCGTTTATTGCCAAAGACGATCGAGAACGTCGTTTGGTGATGAATTCGATTGGACCGCTTTGGGACGGTAACGAAGTCTGGCTGGTAACTTTTGGAGGAGCACTGTTTGCTGCATTTCCGGTCGCCTATGCGACGGTCTTTAGCAGTTTCTACACGGCGTTCTTTCTGCTGCTCACCTGTCTGATCGGACGTGCCGTAAGTCTCGAATTCCGCTCCAAAGTGCACGCGAAAGCGTGGAGGAAACTGTGGGATGCTGGATTTTTTCTTTCCTCATTTACAGCAGCAGCCCTGCTTGGTATCGCAGCAGGAAATATTATGGCCGGAATGGAACTTGGCCCAAAGTATCACTATGAAGGTAGTTTGCTCAGCCAGATTTATTGGTATCCCTTGCTGGTTGGGGCGCTGACGACTTCCATGTTTGCGCTGCATGGTGCAATTTACCTTTACCTAAAGACGGAAGAGGAGTTGCAAGCGAGGTTGCGGAAGGCGATCACCCCACTCTTTTTAGTCTTTGCCAGCTTGTACGTCGTGGTTACCCTTGCAACGTGGTGGCACGTACCGCATGCCACCGAAAATATTGCGGCGAATCCTATCCTCTGGGTCGTTCCCGCTCTCAATGCTCTAGCTGTACTGAACATCCCCCGCGCAATGAGTTTGGGGAAGCCCCTATATGCGTTCTTCTCGTCTTCGATGGTGATTTTGGCTCTAGCGACACTTTTCAGCGTCGCCATCTTTCCAAACCTCATGCTTTCAACACTTGACCCTGCGTACAGCATTACCCTGTACAACGCTAGGAGCAGTCAGAATACCCTTCAAATAATGCTCCTAATTGCGGGATTGGGGATGCCGTGCGTTCTCAGCTACACGGTGATTGTCTATTGGATCTTCCGTGGAAAAGTGAAGCTCGACACGCACAGTTACTAA
- a CDS encoding cytochrome ubiquinol oxidase subunit I gives MFHYLFPPLSIGLGLQLFLCELAYVRTKNLAWEAAARFWTRVFAVNFALGVATGLVMEFEFGTNWAAYSRFVGDVFGSALAAEGIFAFFLESGFLAVLVFGWDRVGPMMHLFSTLMVFLGSVFSAVWIVVANSWQQTPAGYHIVWHDVQGEMMPRAEVTDFWAMVFNPSSVDRLTHTVIGALVLGAFFVASVSSFYLLKKRHEDVAKRCLSIALPTALLFTFLAALTGHDSAKKLVETQPAKLGAIEAHFHTTDEPTGLYVFGWPDAEEETVHYGLQIPYLLSLMVYSDLTTPVPGLDQIPSSEHPPVWLPFQTFHLMVAMGTLMIAVAILGCWFWYRGTFERQRWLMWIIVLMPLAAMTANQAGWVTAEVGRQPWVVYPSVQDGVEMMGMRTADGLSESVTAEQVLSSIILFGIIYSLLFAVWVFVLNHKIQHGPETVEELEQHHRLHSKESLARAMGHRGTSYSSMMDEETR, from the coding sequence ATGTTCCACTATCTGTTTCCACCATTATCAATCGGATTGGGCTTGCAGCTCTTTTTGTGCGAATTGGCTTATGTGCGGACAAAGAATCTCGCATGGGAGGCTGCCGCACGATTCTGGACGCGTGTCTTTGCCGTCAACTTTGCGCTGGGCGTAGCCACGGGATTAGTGATGGAGTTTGAGTTTGGGACGAACTGGGCCGCCTATTCGCGGTTTGTCGGGGATGTGTTCGGTTCTGCACTGGCGGCAGAGGGAATCTTTGCGTTCTTTCTGGAGAGCGGGTTTCTGGCGGTGCTAGTATTTGGCTGGGACCGCGTTGGGCCTATGATGCATTTGTTTAGCACTTTGATGGTTTTCCTAGGCAGCGTCTTTAGTGCGGTTTGGATCGTCGTTGCCAACAGTTGGCAACAAACTCCGGCTGGTTACCATATCGTTTGGCATGACGTCCAAGGCGAGATGATGCCTCGCGCCGAGGTAACGGACTTTTGGGCGATGGTGTTCAACCCTTCATCGGTAGATCGGTTGACTCATACGGTAATCGGAGCGTTGGTGCTGGGCGCTTTCTTTGTCGCGTCAGTTAGCTCATTCTACTTGTTGAAGAAGCGACATGAAGACGTCGCCAAGCGTTGTTTGTCGATCGCCTTACCAACGGCATTGCTGTTTACGTTCCTCGCCGCACTGACCGGGCATGATTCCGCAAAGAAACTCGTGGAAACACAGCCTGCAAAACTCGGTGCGATCGAAGCACACTTTCACACGACCGACGAACCGACGGGGCTGTACGTTTTCGGCTGGCCCGACGCTGAAGAGGAAACCGTCCATTACGGGCTCCAGATACCTTACCTACTCAGTTTGATGGTCTATAGCGACCTTACTACACCCGTTCCAGGGCTGGACCAGATTCCCAGCTCTGAACACCCGCCCGTTTGGTTGCCATTTCAGACGTTTCACCTGATGGTTGCCATGGGGACACTGATGATTGCCGTGGCAATTTTGGGGTGCTGGTTTTGGTACCGAGGCACGTTTGAACGACAGCGCTGGTTGATGTGGATCATCGTGCTGATGCCGTTGGCCGCCATGACGGCAAATCAAGCTGGCTGGGTCACAGCGGAGGTCGGGCGGCAACCTTGGGTCGTCTACCCCTCAGTACAGGACGGTGTGGAAATGATGGGGATGCGAACTGCCGATGGGTTGAGCGAGTCGGTGACTGCAGAACAAGTTCTCAGTTCGATCATTTTGTTCGGTATCATTTACTCGCTGCTATTTGCAGTTTGGGTATTTGTACTTAACCATAAGATTCAGCATGGTCCTGAGACCGTGGAGGAATTGGAGCAGCATCACCGCCTGCATTCCAAGGAATCGTTGGCCAGGGCTATGGGCCACCGAGGAACATCCTACAGTTCGATGATGGACGAGGAAACACGATGA
- a CDS encoding glycoside hydrolase family protein, which produces MRTNAINWRQVNNALFIGDPGSWDKRMLWTADIFPAPHKTGHWGMFYTRLSRRDQRKYQRLGLATSNYLFDWRKSPVHWEDHSGPKDSQRVKDAVRQSRAT; this is translated from the coding sequence GTGAGGACCAACGCAATCAACTGGCGGCAAGTCAACAATGCGCTATTCATTGGTGATCCTGGTAGTTGGGACAAGCGGATGCTGTGGACGGCGGATATTTTCCCCGCCCCGCACAAGACTGGGCATTGGGGAATGTTCTACACGAGATTGTCTCGTCGCGACCAACGCAAGTACCAGAGGCTCGGTCTAGCTACCAGCAACTATTTATTCGATTGGCGAAAGTCGCCAGTGCACTGGGAGGATCATAGCGGCCCGAAGGATTCCCAGCGAGTCAAAGATGCAGTGCGACAAAGTCGAGCAACCTAA